From Oceanidesulfovibrio indonesiensis:
TCGCGCTTTCTGCCAGCCGAGGTACCAGTACCATTCCGTATAATAGGTCCAGCTGCGCTCGTTGAAGGCGCGCACGTGGGTGGGGTCCTGCCAGGCGCCGTGGGAGAGGTCGTAGGGCACGATGATGTGCATGCGTCCCCCCGGGGTCAGCAAAGACAGGCACGAGTTCATGCAGATGACGAGATTGGGGATATGCTCCAGCACGTCACGGGCCACGATCTCCTCGAAACTTCCGGGTTCGATGCGGATTTCGCCGAAGCGGGAAGTCTGCGCCACTTCGTGCGGTGGGAAGGGCGCATTGAGATCGGCCACCACGTCCGGCCGCCAGAAGGAATCGCAGTCCACGTTCAGGTAATCATCCTTGAAGAGCTTGCCGCTGCCGAGGTTGAGTCGCTTGGGGTATTCGTTCATGGCAAATGTGGGGGGCTGAGAGGGTGCCAGTCCGTCATGGCATTGCGTGGGGGCGAGGAATGCCGGTTAGCCGTCCACATCCAGGCGCAGGAAGGTCGCGTCGGCCAAGCCGTTGAGCAGAAGCAGGTCGGTAATGCGCACGGCGAGGAATATTGTATCGGGGTCGTCCAGGAACGCCTGCATGTGCGGATGCGCGATTCGGAAAAGCCGCTTCGGTTCGCCGGACTGTTCCTGCGGGATGACTTCGGCGCGTCCGCCTGCGGTGAGGGCCTGGATGGAAGAGCGGGGCGCGTCGGACCCGGGGCAGATGGAGACCTCCCGGGTGTCGACGAGCAGACTCACCCGCGGATGCGCCGCTATGTTGCGATACTTCGTGGAACTTGCGCCTGTGGCGAGGTAGATGGTGCGGCCGCCGTCCGCAGAGACGTAGGCCATGAGGGAGGCGTGGGGCTCGTTGCCGTCCGTGGTGGCGAGCACTGCCATGTCCTGGGTCTCGATAAGGGCGAGCACCTGAGCAAGAGAATGTGTTTGCATCGGGTATAACCATTATCTCAGGCAGTGTTCGTGCGCAATGCGGGTGTGCAGGTTTTCGTGCGCCGGGGCTTGCGTTGCCAGGAACACGGCATGGTGGTAAGCAACCAAGTTCCGTCACCAAACCGACATACATTCATTGACCATATAAGAAGGAGGCAGGAAGTGAGTACGGTGCGCGCGTTTATGGAAAAGAATTACAAGCACTTCAATGCTCGCGAGACTCTGGACGCCGCGCGTGCGTGGGAGGAGTTGCTGGACAAGGGCGGACAGATGTTCGTGACCCTTGCCGGCGCCATGTCCACGGCCGAAATCGGCATTTCTCTGGCCCCGCTTATCGAGGCCGGGAAGGTGCATGGCATCTGCTGCACAGCGGCGAACCTCGAGGAAGACCTCTTCAACCTCTTCGACAATCCGGACTACCGCTTGGTGCCGCATTACAATGACCTCTCGCCGGAAGAAGAGGTGGCGCTGCGCGACGAAGGGATGAACCGCGTGACAGACACGTGCATCCCGGAGTGGGCCATGCTCAAGGCGGAGAAATACCTGATCGACCTGTGGAAAGAGTCCGAGGCCGCCGGCACAGGACGCTTTCCCTGGGAGTACATGTATGCGTTGCTGGACAACCCCGAGGTTCAGCAGCACTTTCGCGTGCCCAAGGAGCATTCCTGGGTGTGGGCGGCCAAGGAAAAGAATCTGCCTATCTATACGCCGGGTTGGGAAGACTGCACCCTGGGCAACAAGTTCACGGCCCTGGTCATGTCCGGCCGTCTCTCCACGCACAATGTCATCAAGACTGGCACGCAGCAGATGGAGCACCTGGCCAAATGGTACATGGAGCGCGCGGACAAGGGCATTCCCGTCGGCTTCTTCCAGGTCGGCGGCGGCATCGCGGGCGATTTCCCCATTTGCGTGGTGCCCATGATCATCCAGGACCTGCACAAGGAAGACGCGCCGCATTGGGCGTACTTCTGCCAGATTTCGGACTCCACGACTTCCTACGGCTCATACTCCGGCGCAGTGCCCAACGAGAAAATCACCTGGCACAAGCTGGATGTGGACACGCCGAAATTCATGATCAATTCCGACGCCTCCATCGTGGCGCCGCTCATTTTCTCCTACCTCATGGGCGAGTAGCCCGCCGCCGGCTCAGCCGGCGACCCTCGCGCACCAGCCAGACTTGAACAGGGAGGACCCCGAGACAGGGTCCTCCCCTTGCGCTCCTGCGCCGTTCATGCTCTAAGATGGAAGATAGCCTTTCCGGGTTGAACGTATTCCGGAAGGCAGTCGCAGTCGTGCGTGCATGCAGCACGTTCTGCGCTGAAAAATGCACAATATATCGAGGAGATTAGTGAATCATGCTGAGCCAAACCATGAACGACGCCCTCAACGAGCAGGTCAAATGGGAATTTTTCTCCAGCTTCCTTTATCTTTCCATGTCGGCGTTCTGTGCGGAGCAGGGCTTGTCCGGTTTTGCCAGCTGGATGCGGCTCCAGGCGGATGAGGAGCATGTGCACGCCATGAAGATCTACGATTTCATTCTCGAGCGCGGCGGCTCCGTGAAGATGCATGCTCTGGACGCGCCCAAGACATCCTTTGCCTCGCCTCTGGACGTGTTCGAGTACGGGTTCGAGCACGAGCAGGAGGTCACGCGCCGCATCAACAACCTCGTGGATCTCGCCATCCAGGAGAAGGACCACGCCACGAACATCTTTCTGCAGTGGTTCGTCACCGAGCAGGTGGAGGAGGAAGACAGCTTCTCCGATGTGCTCGCCAAGCTGCGGCTTGTGGGCGGCCAGGGCGAAGGGTTGTTCATGATCGACAAGGAACTCGGCGGCCGTAGCGCCGCCAGTGCGGCATAACTCGCAACGAAGGCGGTTCGGCTGGAATTGCAACGAAACGAGTCCGTCGCGGCGCTTCGGGAGGTTCCGGGGCTCTGCGACGGTGCCGAGAGTCATGGAGGACCGATGTCCGAGAGCTCCAGAGAGATGCTCTGCCAGGCACTGGGGATGGTGGACAAGGCGATCGCCTTTTATGATGCGCATGCAGAATCCTGTGAGGGCGGTGTGATCCGCGATGTGTTCATCCGCTTGCGCGATCTCAAGAAGACCCGGCGCGACAGGCTCCAGGAGCTCCACGACAAGGTGGAGGCCGGCGTGAGCTTTGCCGAGGCGTGCGAGTCGATGGAGCAGGAAACCGCCGAGGGTGCGAATATGTTCCGGGATATCGCCAGGCAGCACGAGCCGGTGGCCTGCCCGTTGGACGAAATCGCCTCCATAGACGAGGCCGCGGCCATCGAGCTTGATCTCGTGCGCTTTTTCGAAGACCAGGAGCAGGCCGCCACCGAGCCTGCGGAAAAGCACTTCCTCCACTACCTCGTGCAGGATGCGCGCGGTCAGTACATGCTCATCAACGACATGAAGTGGTATTACGAGGATCCCGGAGCCTGGACCTTTGCCGACAAGAAGCCCTACGAGGCCGACTAGTGTCGCGTTTCTTAGACAACTGCTTCATTGCGACACTGATTCGCCAGGGGCTGGTCGCCGCAAGATGCGGCGCAACGAGCCGAAAGCCGCGTTTTTCGGCGAAGCGATCCTCCCGCAAATGCAGGGTCGAAACAGCCATGCATCTGCGGAACTTCACACCAGGTCCGCACGCTGTCTCGGTTTCCGATTTCACCAACGCTGTCCAGGAGGTCAGGCCCCATGGCCATTGAATGCATCAACATTCTCATCGGCGGCGAGGCCGGCCAGGGACTGGCAACGGTCGGCCAGCTCCTCGCCAAATGCCTCGTCCGCTCCGGTTACCACATCACAGTCACCCAGGATTACATGTCGCGCATCCGCGGCGGACACAACACCTTTGCCATCCGCTGCAGCGACCAGCCCATAGCCGCGCCGTTGGACGCGGTGGACGTGCTCGTGGCGCTCAATCAGGAGACCGTGACCCTGCACAAGGATCAGCTCACCGAGCGGGGCATCGCG
This genomic window contains:
- a CDS encoding pyridoxamine 5'-phosphate oxidase family protein, with translation MQTHSLAQVLALIETQDMAVLATTDGNEPHASLMAYVSADGGRTIYLATGASSTKYRNIAAHPRVSLLVDTREVSICPGSDAPRSSIQALTAGGRAEVIPQEQSGEPKRLFRIAHPHMQAFLDDPDTIFLAVRITDLLLLNGLADATFLRLDVDG
- a CDS encoding class I SAM-dependent methyltransferase; amino-acid sequence: MNEYPKRLNLGSGKLFKDDYLNVDCDSFWRPDVVADLNAPFPPHEVAQTSRFGEIRIEPGSFEEIVARDVLEHIPNLVICMNSCLSLLTPGGRMHIIVPYDLSHGAWQDPTHVRAFNERSWTYYTEWYWYLGWQKARFELTRLEFVRSDLGEKLFADGVDEETILRTPRAVDAMEVTLKKILLSDKEKSYVRKYLKNALTPPAECFPGKPALRCE
- a CDS encoding deoxyhypusine synthase family protein, coding for MSTVRAFMEKNYKHFNARETLDAARAWEELLDKGGQMFVTLAGAMSTAEIGISLAPLIEAGKVHGICCTAANLEEDLFNLFDNPDYRLVPHYNDLSPEEEVALRDEGMNRVTDTCIPEWAMLKAEKYLIDLWKESEAAGTGRFPWEYMYALLDNPEVQQHFRVPKEHSWVWAAKEKNLPIYTPGWEDCTLGNKFTALVMSGRLSTHNVIKTGTQQMEHLAKWYMERADKGIPVGFFQVGGGIAGDFPICVVPMIIQDLHKEDAPHWAYFCQISDSTTSYGSYSGAVPNEKITWHKLDVDTPKFMINSDASIVAPLIFSYLMGE
- a CDS encoding ferritin gives rise to the protein MLSQTMNDALNEQVKWEFFSSFLYLSMSAFCAEQGLSGFASWMRLQADEEHVHAMKIYDFILERGGSVKMHALDAPKTSFASPLDVFEYGFEHEQEVTRRINNLVDLAIQEKDHATNIFLQWFVTEQVEEEDSFSDVLAKLRLVGGQGEGLFMIDKELGGRSAASAA